The Shewanella japonica genome has a window encoding:
- a CDS encoding DUF885 domain-containing protein, translating to MQKTLLAVSVSSLMLLQACSEPEATSAPANTVTTETAAKAVKEQSAEDIYKAMADNYFNDVLALEPIYATYVGVNDYNDQFGGALTEEYLKQRHELNSKYLKQAKAIDADKLPKNLQLSFDMFIYDRHMDLVAESYPEHFMPMNQFYSTVISMVQLGSGESAQPFKTVEDYQNWLGRLSGFINWVKLAQVRMDEGIKSKVVLPKVLVERIIPQLDAQLVETASDSLFYTPISSLPEDFSDQDKAALTKEYTALIQDELLPSLTQLRDYFKDTYLPHARASDGWWGLPNGKEWYQTLANRHTTTTMPVDEIHQIGLSEVSRILSEMDKVREQVGFEGDLTAFFASLSSEPEYFFEDRQGLIDGYMALKDSINKELPKYFNVMPKADYIVKPVESFREKSAAGASYQSPAVDGSRPGVFYINTYNLKAQPKWGMTTLSLHEAAPGHHFQIAIKQELTGIPEFQRFQGYTAFEEGWALYAEYLGIEMGLFKDPYQYFGKLSDEMLRAMRLVVDTGLHSKGWSREQAIQYMKDNSPMAESDIVAEVERYMAIPGQALSYKIGQLTILKLRADAESELGDKFDLKGFHDQILTTGSLPMAVMEKKIARWVESELAK from the coding sequence ATGCAAAAAACGCTACTCGCCGTATCAGTTTCATCACTTATGTTGTTGCAAGCTTGCAGTGAACCCGAAGCAACCTCAGCTCCTGCTAATACTGTGACAACAGAAACTGCAGCCAAAGCGGTTAAAGAGCAATCAGCTGAAGATATTTACAAAGCAATGGCTGACAATTATTTTAATGATGTACTTGCTTTAGAGCCTATCTACGCAACCTATGTTGGTGTTAATGATTACAATGACCAATTTGGTGGCGCGTTAACAGAAGAATATTTAAAACAGCGTCATGAGCTGAATTCAAAATACTTAAAACAAGCCAAAGCAATAGATGCTGATAAGTTACCTAAAAATCTGCAACTCAGCTTCGATATGTTTATTTATGATAGGCATATGGATCTTGTTGCTGAAAGTTATCCGGAACATTTCATGCCGATGAATCAGTTCTATAGCACTGTGATTAGCATGGTGCAATTGGGTAGTGGTGAAAGTGCGCAACCTTTTAAAACGGTAGAAGATTATCAAAACTGGTTAGGTCGCTTATCTGGCTTCATCAATTGGGTTAAGTTAGCTCAAGTAAGAATGGATGAAGGTATTAAGAGCAAAGTTGTACTGCCTAAAGTGCTTGTAGAAAGAATAATTCCACAACTTGATGCTCAGTTAGTTGAAACTGCCAGCGATAGTTTATTTTACACGCCAATTTCGTCTTTACCTGAAGACTTCAGTGACCAAGATAAAGCTGCGTTAACCAAGGAATATACTGCCCTTATCCAAGATGAGCTTCTACCTTCACTGACCCAATTAAGAGATTATTTTAAAGACACCTATTTACCGCATGCTCGCGCATCTGACGGTTGGTGGGGATTACCGAATGGCAAGGAATGGTATCAGACATTAGCTAATCGTCACACAACAACGACCATGCCTGTTGACGAAATCCATCAAATTGGTCTTTCTGAGGTAAGTCGAATTTTATCTGAAATGGATAAAGTGCGAGAGCAAGTTGGTTTTGAAGGCGATTTAACAGCATTTTTTGCATCGCTATCAAGCGAACCTGAATATTTCTTTGAAGATAGACAAGGTTTAATTGATGGGTACATGGCATTAAAAGACAGTATTAATAAAGAGCTGCCTAAGTACTTTAATGTCATGCCAAAAGCTGACTACATTGTTAAACCTGTTGAAAGCTTTAGAGAAAAATCAGCAGCAGGTGCTTCATATCAGTCGCCTGCGGTTGATGGTTCTCGTCCGGGTGTGTTTTATATCAATACTTATAATTTGAAGGCTCAACCTAAATGGGGTATGACGACTTTATCACTGCATGAAGCAGCTCCCGGACATCATTTCCAAATTGCGATTAAGCAAGAGTTAACTGGAATCCCTGAATTTCAACGTTTTCAAGGCTATACGGCATTTGAAGAAGGTTGGGCGTTATACGCTGAGTACTTAGGTATAGAAATGGGGTTATTCAAAGACCCGTATCAATATTTTGGTAAATTATCTGATGAAATGCTAAGAGCGATGCGTCTTGTTGTTGATACAGGCTTACATTCAAAAGGTTGGAGTCGTGAGCAAGCTATCCAGTATATGAAAGATAACTCTCCAATGGCAGAATCAGATATTGTTGCTGAAGTTGAGCGCTATATGGCGATTCCCGGACAAGCACTTTCGTATAAGATTGGTCAGCTTACTATATTAAAATTACGAGCCGATGCAGAGTCAGAATTAGGTGACAAGTTTGATCTTAAAGGTTTTCATGATCAAATCTTAACCACTGGTTCATTGCCTATGGCTGT
- a CDS encoding tetratricopeptide repeat protein encodes MRKVNTIASALMLTLCSTSLLAVSTAQAAEKCPIEERQSRAVGASAGKKVQRAFERYTEGQLDEAIEILLEVNTKNDFDKAYIGRMIGSFYAEKGQMSTAIKYLKTAVDADILGGTDHAATLRLYADLLLQEKQFKEAIPYYYKWMDFTCKVDPIVYRRVGIAYSELKQWDKVLEVADKGLSLMEKPDKGLYQMKLTSYFNQKKYKEAVKVLEIMVPLFQDDKRLWVQLAQFYLMTEDYTKSLATYDLAYKNGFLETDGNITRLAQLMSQNGAPYNAAKIYEKHMKSGLIKESEKSIKILAGFYHNAKEFKQAAKLYGQAAELTGDAELYLKQGKILAIAEQPKAAIPVFEKALAAGLDEPGDAELELTLAHLSLKQYKSAYKRANRAAKHSKTKRSANSYISYIKEKARINNITL; translated from the coding sequence ATGCGTAAAGTAAATACAATAGCTAGTGCATTAATGCTGACTTTATGTAGTACTTCTTTATTGGCTGTTTCAACCGCGCAAGCTGCTGAAAAATGTCCAATCGAAGAGCGTCAATCAAGAGCTGTTGGTGCAAGTGCTGGTAAAAAAGTTCAAAGAGCATTTGAAAGATATACAGAAGGTCAACTTGACGAAGCCATTGAGATCTTACTCGAAGTCAATACAAAAAATGATTTCGACAAAGCTTATATTGGTCGCATGATTGGCTCTTTCTATGCTGAAAAAGGTCAAATGAGTACCGCTATTAAGTACTTAAAGACTGCTGTAGATGCTGATATTCTTGGTGGTACAGATCACGCTGCAACATTACGTTTGTATGCTGATTTATTACTTCAAGAAAAACAGTTTAAGGAAGCAATTCCTTACTACTACAAGTGGATGGATTTCACTTGTAAAGTTGACCCAATAGTATACCGCCGTGTTGGTATTGCTTACAGTGAACTTAAGCAGTGGGATAAAGTACTTGAAGTGGCTGACAAAGGTCTTTCCTTGATGGAAAAACCTGATAAAGGCCTTTATCAAATGAAATTGACTTCATACTTCAACCAAAAGAAGTATAAAGAGGCTGTAAAAGTACTAGAGATTATGGTGCCTTTATTCCAAGACGATAAACGTCTATGGGTTCAGCTTGCTCAGTTCTATTTGATGACTGAAGATTATACTAAATCTTTAGCAACTTATGATTTAGCTTATAAAAATGGTTTTCTTGAGACTGATGGTAACATCACTCGTTTAGCTCAACTTATGTCGCAAAATGGTGCGCCTTATAATGCTGCTAAAATTTATGAAAAGCATATGAAGTCTGGTTTGATTAAAGAGTCTGAAAAGTCTATTAAAATCTTAGCTGGTTTCTATCATAACGCTAAAGAGTTCAAGCAAGCAGCTAAACTATATGGTCAAGCTGCTGAGTTAACAGGAGATGCTGAGTTGTACCTTAAACAAGGTAAAATCTTAGCTATCGCTGAACAGCCTAAAGCTGCAATTCCAGTGTTTGAAAAAGCACTTGCAGCTGGTTTAGATGAGCCAGGTGATGCTGAACTTGAGCTAACGTTAGCTCACTTAAGCCTAAAGCAATACAAATCTGCTTATAAACGTGCAAATCGAGCTGCTAAACACAGCAAGACAAAACGTAGCGCAAATAGCTATATTTCTTATATCAAAGAAAAAGCACGTATCAACAACATTACTTTGTAA